The genomic DNA TAGAAAGTCATGCGGGCAGCTGACGCCAAACGCGGCGAAGGTATCGTGCCAGCACGTCCAGTGGAGGGGCATGCTGTCGACAAGCGTGCCGTCGCAGTCGAATATGAGGCCGCGGATGTGGTCGGGGACGAAAAGCATTGGATTAGCGATTAGCGATCAAACGATTAGCGATTGGTGATTTGGTGTGCGTTGGCTTCTGCTTCAATGGCCTCGGTGAGTTGGATGACGACCTCGGGATGGGCGGCTGCTACGTCGAAGCGTTCGTAGGGGTCTTCGCGGAGGTCGAAGAGTTCGGCGGCGTCCCCCTGGATGCGCAGTTTCCAGCGGGTGTCGCGGACGGCTTCGATGTGTTCGCCGTTGGCGTAGTAGAGGTAGTTGTGAGGGGTGGGGCCGGCTTCGGCGAGGAGGCCCCAGATGTCGCGTCCGTCGATGACGCGGTCGGCGGGGATTTCGGCGCCGGCGAGGCGAAGCAGGGTGGGGTAGAGGTCGAGCGTGGAGGCCATTTCGGTGGATACCGTCGCGGCCGGGATGCGGCCGGGGAAGCGTACGATTCCGGGCACGCGGTGGCCTCCTTCCCAGGTGGTGCCTTTGGCGCCGCGGAGGGGTCCGGTGCTGCCGGCGTCCCAGCGCTGGATGGCGTCGCTGTCGGTGTCGTACATGCGAGGCGGCATGTTGCTCCAGGGGCCGTTGTCGCTCGTGAAAATGAAGAGGGTGTTTTCGGCGAGGCCGAGTTCATCGAGCGTCGCCATGAGTTGGCCGACGGACCAGTCGATCTCTTCGATCACATCCCCGTATCGCCCGCCGGCTGATCGTCCCGCGAACTCAGGTGAGGCGTAAATGGGGAGATGCGGCATGGAATGCGGCAGGTACAGGAAAAACGGCTCTTCGCCCGAGTCGCGGATGAAGCGAACGGCCTCGTCGGTATAGCGGCGGGTGAGGGTGGTCTGGTCGACGGGGTACTCGTCGGCCGGCTCGGTACCCCGGTAGAGGCGAAGCGGGCGTTCGGTTTGCACCCAGGGCGGCATCATGTCGTTGCTGTACAGGATGCCGTAATACTGATCGAACCCATTGGCCGTCGGGAGTTGGTGGGGCTCGACCCCGAGGTGCCATTTCCCGATCGCCGCCGTGCGGTAACCGCGCTCCTTGAGGGCTTCCGCGAGGGTAATTTCCGAGGGCCGGATGCCGGTGGTGTCATCGGGGCCGAGGACGTACGGGATGCCGGTGCGCATCGGGTAGCGCCCGCTGAGCAGGCTCATCCGGGAGGGGCTGCAGAGGGCGGACGGCACGTA from Rhodothermales bacterium includes the following:
- a CDS encoding sulfatase — encoded protein: AHGRAPLLASPLHAMRYLLLILFFAGCQAATDPTPSGPPNIVLVFADDLGYGDLGIYGHPTILTPNLDRLAAEGVKLTSFYVPSALCSPSRMSLLSGRYPMRTGIPYVLGPDDTTGIRPSEITLAEALKERGYRTAAIGKWHLGVEPHQLPTANGFDQYYGILYSNDMMPPWVQTERPLRLYRGTEPADEYPVDQTTLTRRYTDEAVRFIRDSGEEPFFLYLPHSMPHLPIYASPEFAGRSAGGRYGDVIEEIDWSVGQLMATLDELGLAENTLFIFTSDNGPWSNMPPRMYDTDSDAIQRWDAGSTGPLRGAKGTTWEGGHRVPGIVRFPGRIPAATVSTEMASTLDLYPTLLRLAGAEIPADRVIDGRDIWGLLAEAGPTPHNYLYYANGEHIEAVRDTRWKLRIQGDAAELFDLREDPYERFDVAAAHPEVVIQLTEAIEAEANAHQITNR